One stretch of Rhodoferax lithotrophicus DNA includes these proteins:
- a CDS encoding branched-chain amino acid ABC transporter permease, translating into MAFFLETLLGGLMAGMLYSLVALGFVLIYKASGVFNFAQGAMVLFAALAMARFSEWVGPMLGGDNLLLANLIAFVLAGVVMFVVAWLIEGLVLRHLVNQEGATLLMATLGIAYFLEGLGQTIFGGSIYKIDIGMPKDPVFWLESVFEGGILINKEDLYAAVIAAVLVAALSVFFQKTSTGRALRAVADDHQAAQSIGIPLNRIWVIVWCVAGVVALVAGMIWGSKLGVQFSLATVALRALPVVILGGLTSVPGAIIGGLIIGVGEKLSEVFLGPYVGGGIEIWFAYVLALGFLLIRPQGLFGEKIIDRV; encoded by the coding sequence ATGGCATTTTTTCTTGAAACTTTACTGGGCGGCCTGATGGCCGGTATGTTGTATTCACTGGTGGCGCTCGGCTTTGTGCTGATCTATAAAGCCTCTGGCGTGTTCAACTTTGCCCAAGGTGCGATGGTGCTGTTTGCGGCCCTGGCCATGGCACGTTTCTCTGAGTGGGTTGGGCCCATGCTGGGCGGCGACAACCTGCTACTGGCCAACCTGATTGCCTTTGTACTGGCTGGGGTCGTGATGTTTGTGGTGGCCTGGCTGATTGAGGGATTGGTGCTGCGCCACCTGGTCAATCAGGAAGGCGCTACGCTGCTCATGGCAACGCTGGGCATTGCCTATTTTCTGGAAGGACTGGGACAAACCATTTTTGGTGGCAGCATTTACAAAATTGACATTGGGATGCCCAAAGACCCGGTGTTCTGGCTGGAATCCGTCTTTGAAGGCGGCATCTTGATCAACAAGGAAGACCTGTACGCCGCCGTGATTGCAGCAGTGTTGGTAGCTGCACTGAGTGTTTTTTTCCAGAAAACATCTACCGGCCGAGCCTTGCGTGCGGTAGCGGACGACCACCAGGCCGCTCAAAGTATTGGTATTCCACTGAACCGTATCTGGGTCATTGTGTGGTGTGTGGCTGGCGTGGTGGCATTGGTCGCCGGCATGATCTGGGGCAGCAAGTTGGGCGTGCAGTTTTCACTAGCCACGGTGGCCCTGCGGGCTTTGCCGGTGGTGATCCTGGGGGGGTTGACCTCGGTTCCGGGGGCAATTATTGGTGGTCTGATCATTGGTGTGGGCGAAAAACTGTCCGAGGTGTTTTTGGGTCCGTATGTAGGTGGTGGCATTGAGATCTGGTTTGCCTACGTATTGGCACTGGGCTTTTTGCTGATTCGCCCGCAAGGCTTGTTTGGCGAAAAAATCATTGACCGCGTGTAA
- a CDS encoding AMP-dependent synthetase/ligase translates to MQTTFPRLLLNHATQRPHDAAMREKEYGIWQAITWGEMAAMVEQLACGLHQAGLRQHDHMIVIGANRPRLYATMLAVQSLGAVPIALYQDAAAPECVFPINNAEVCFAFAEDQEQVDKLLEIREQCPQVAHIYFDDPRGLRNYDEPGLQSLDDLIAAGKVFAAQNTGFFKSEVDKVQPDDVAAMFFTSGTTGNPKGVVHTHDTLLNRARAGAEFDKLTHAEDVLAYLPPAWIGQNIFSYAQWLSCGYVVNCPESAATVTIDLKEIGPTYYFAPPRVFEGLLTSVMIRMEDAGAIKRKMFHTFMNVAKRVGPSLMDGKVVGLADRVMYGLGNFLVYGPLRNNLGFSRVRVAYTAGEAIGPDLFSFYRSIGVNLKQLYGSTETAVFVCLQPDHEARADTVGVPCKGVEIKVAANGEILVKSPGLLKGYFKNPEATAEVLTADGWYHTSDAGFLDAHGHLKIIDRVKDVGRIKGGTNDGAMFAPKYVENKLKFFQHIKEVVAYGDGREKVCVMINIDFDAVGNWAERRNLPYAGYTDLAQKPDVYQLIKECVEKVNADLSEDTLLAGSQVSRFLILHKELDADDGELTRTNKVRRGFIAEKYNVLVDALYGGKTSQFIETLVKFEDGRTGSVSATLRIDDAKTFVPVKAAA, encoded by the coding sequence ATGCAAACAACGTTTCCCCGATTACTGTTGAACCACGCAACGCAGCGCCCGCATGACGCAGCCATGCGTGAAAAAGAATACGGCATCTGGCAAGCCATCACCTGGGGCGAAATGGCTGCGATGGTTGAACAACTGGCCTGTGGCCTGCACCAAGCTGGCCTGCGCCAGCATGACCACATGATTGTGATTGGTGCTAATCGGCCTCGTCTGTACGCAACCATGCTGGCGGTGCAATCTTTGGGGGCCGTGCCGATTGCGCTGTACCAAGACGCAGCAGCACCGGAATGCGTATTTCCCATCAACAATGCCGAAGTTTGTTTCGCCTTTGCCGAAGACCAGGAGCAGGTAGACAAATTACTGGAGATTCGCGAGCAGTGCCCACAAGTCGCCCATATTTATTTTGATGACCCGCGCGGTCTGCGCAATTACGACGAGCCTGGCCTGCAGTCACTGGACGACTTGATCGCCGCAGGCAAGGTGTTTGCGGCACAGAACACGGGCTTTTTCAAATCTGAAGTTGACAAGGTTCAACCTGATGACGTGGCCGCCATGTTCTTTACCTCCGGCACCACCGGCAACCCCAAGGGCGTGGTGCACACCCATGACACCTTGCTCAACCGGGCACGCGCCGGGGCCGAGTTTGACAAGCTGACCCATGCCGAAGATGTGCTGGCGTATTTGCCACCGGCCTGGATCGGGCAAAACATTTTTTCTTACGCACAGTGGCTGAGCTGTGGCTACGTGGTGAACTGCCCCGAGTCCGCCGCCACGGTAACTATCGACCTGAAAGAGATTGGCCCCACTTATTACTTTGCACCGCCCCGCGTATTCGAAGGTTTGCTGACCAGTGTGATGATCCGCATGGAGGATGCCGGTGCCATCAAACGCAAAATGTTTCACACCTTCATGAACGTGGCCAAACGGGTCGGCCCGAGTCTGATGGACGGCAAAGTGGTCGGCCTGGCGGATCGTGTGATGTATGGTCTGGGCAACTTTTTGGTCTATGGCCCCTTGCGCAACAACCTGGGCTTTAGCCGGGTGCGGGTGGCCTACACCGCAGGTGAAGCCATTGGGCCGGACTTGTTCAGTTTTTACCGCTCGATTGGGGTCAACCTGAAGCAGCTCTATGGCTCGACTGAAACAGCGGTGTTTGTCTGCCTGCAACCCGACCATGAAGCCCGTGCTGACACCGTAGGTGTGCCCTGCAAGGGGGTGGAGATCAAGGTGGCGGCCAACGGCGAGATTCTGGTCAAGTCCCCCGGTCTGCTCAAAGGTTATTTCAAGAACCCTGAAGCCACCGCTGAAGTGCTGACCGCAGACGGCTGGTACCACACCAGTGATGCGGGGTTTCTGGATGCGCATGGCCACCTGAAGATCATCGACCGGGTGAAAGACGTGGGCCGCATCAAAGGGGGGACCAATGACGGGGCCATGTTTGCACCCAAATATGTGGAAAACAAACTCAAGTTCTTCCAGCATATCAAAGAGGTGGTGGCCTATGGTGATGGACGCGAAAAAGTCTGCGTGATGATCAACATCGACTTTGATGCCGTCGGTAATTGGGCCGAGCGCCGCAACCTGCCCTATGCAGGCTATACCGATCTGGCCCAAAAGCCCGACGTGTACCAACTCATCAAGGAATGTGTTGAGAAGGTGAACGCCGATCTGAGCGAAGACACGTTGCTGGCAGGTAGCCAGGTCAGCCGTTTCCTGATACTGCACAAAGAGCTGGATGCGGATGACGGTGAGCTGACCCGGACCAACAAGGTGCGCCGCGGCTTCATTGCAGAAAAATACAACGTGCTGGTGGATGCGCTTTACGGCGGCAAAACCTCGCAGTTCATTGAAACCTTGGTCAAATTTGAAGATGGCCGCACGGGCAGTGTCAGTGCGACCTTGCGCATTGACGATGCCAAGACTTTTGTGCCTGTCAAGGCAGCAGCCTGA
- a CDS encoding ABC transporter ATP-binding protein encodes MATKHIGDVILDVKNISLSFGGVKALTDISFNVREHEVRSIIGPNGAGKSSMLNCINGVYRPQQGAITFKGQTFSHMDSHQVATMGIGRTFQNLALFKGMSVIDNIMTGRNLRIKSNLFLQALRIGPAQREEEQHREFVEHIIDFLEIQAFRKTPVGQLPYGLQKRVDLGRALAMEPQLLLLDEPMAGMNVEEKQDMSRFVLDVNEEFGTTIVLIEHDMGVVMDISDRVVVLDYGKKIGDGTPDEVRSNEEVISAYLGTGH; translated from the coding sequence ATGGCGACTAAACACATTGGCGATGTCATTCTTGATGTCAAAAATATTTCCCTCAGCTTCGGCGGTGTCAAGGCACTCACCGATATCTCGTTCAACGTCCGCGAGCATGAGGTCCGCTCCATCATTGGCCCCAACGGGGCAGGCAAAAGCTCCATGCTCAATTGCATCAATGGTGTTTACCGACCTCAGCAAGGTGCCATCACCTTCAAAGGGCAAACCTTCAGTCACATGGACAGCCACCAAGTGGCCACCATGGGCATTGGACGCACTTTTCAAAACCTGGCGTTATTCAAGGGTATGAGTGTGATCGACAACATCATGACCGGGCGCAACCTGCGTATCAAGAGCAATTTATTCCTGCAGGCTCTTCGTATTGGCCCAGCACAGCGCGAGGAAGAACAGCACCGCGAATTTGTCGAGCACATCATCGATTTCCTGGAAATTCAGGCTTTCCGTAAAACCCCTGTGGGGCAACTGCCCTACGGTTTACAAAAGCGTGTGGACTTGGGCCGAGCTCTGGCGATGGAACCACAGCTACTGTTGCTCGACGAGCCCATGGCCGGGATGAACGTGGAAGAAAAGCAGGACATGAGCCGCTTTGTGCTCGACGTGAACGAAGAGTTCGGCACCACGATTGTGCTCATTGAGCACGACATGGGCGTGGTGATGGACATCAGCGACCGCGTGGTGGTGCTCGACTACGGCAAAAAGATTGGCGACGGCACGCCCGATGAGGTGCGCAGCAACGAGGAAGTGATCAGTGCATACCTTGGAACAGGACATTAA
- a CDS encoding ABC transporter substrate-binding protein has protein sequence MKVRSLVLAVAAVVASASVISTAAYAQAKEQFVPVLSYRTGPYAPNGVPWANGYVDYLKLVNVRGGINGVKISFEECETGYDTARSVECYERLKSKGSSFVQPLSTGATFALTEKAPIDKIPMVTIGYGRSESADGSVFKWNFPLAGTYWVAADAIVQAIGKKEGGLDKLKGKKFALVYHDSPFGKEPIPLLQERAAMLGFSLQLLPVTAPGVDQKATWLQVRQSHPDYVVLWGWGVMNSTAIKEAQATGYAREKMYGVWWAGAEPDVKDVAEGAKGYNAVTMQHGAEPNSKVVKDILSMIHAKGQGTGPKEEVGQVLYMRGAMSAMLGIEGVRAAQERFGKGKVMTGEQIRWGLENLSLTQPKLDALGFAGVMRPVSTSCTDHMGANWARIHTWDGKGWKFTSDWLQADEQIIKPLVKTTAAKYAAEKKLTPRTAADCQS, from the coding sequence ATGAAAGTTCGGAGTTTGGTTTTGGCGGTTGCCGCCGTGGTTGCCAGCGCGTCGGTTATCTCAACCGCCGCCTACGCGCAAGCCAAAGAGCAGTTTGTACCCGTGCTGTCTTACCGTACCGGCCCTTACGCTCCCAATGGTGTGCCATGGGCCAATGGCTATGTGGACTACCTTAAGCTGGTGAATGTCCGTGGCGGCATCAACGGTGTCAAAATTTCTTTTGAAGAGTGTGAAACCGGCTACGACACTGCACGTAGCGTCGAGTGTTACGAGCGTTTAAAGAGCAAGGGCTCCAGCTTCGTGCAACCGCTGTCCACAGGTGCCACCTTTGCGCTGACTGAAAAAGCACCCATCGACAAGATTCCAATGGTGACCATTGGTTATGGCCGTAGCGAAAGCGCCGATGGCTCGGTGTTCAAGTGGAACTTCCCACTCGCAGGTACCTACTGGGTGGCTGCCGATGCCATCGTGCAGGCAATTGGTAAAAAAGAAGGCGGGCTGGACAAACTCAAAGGCAAGAAATTTGCCTTGGTTTACCACGACAGCCCGTTTGGCAAAGAACCCATTCCTCTGCTGCAAGAGCGTGCGGCCATGCTCGGTTTTTCTCTGCAACTTTTGCCTGTAACCGCGCCTGGTGTGGATCAGAAGGCCACTTGGTTGCAGGTACGTCAAAGCCATCCTGACTACGTGGTTTTGTGGGGCTGGGGGGTCATGAACTCCACCGCAATCAAGGAAGCACAAGCCACCGGTTATGCCCGTGAAAAGATGTATGGCGTGTGGTGGGCAGGTGCCGAACCTGACGTGAAAGACGTGGCAGAAGGGGCCAAAGGCTACAACGCGGTCACCATGCAACACGGTGCCGAGCCCAACTCCAAAGTGGTCAAAGATATATTGAGCATGATCCACGCCAAGGGCCAGGGAACCGGCCCCAAAGAAGAAGTGGGCCAAGTGCTGTACATGCGTGGAGCCATGAGCGCCATGCTGGGTATTGAAGGCGTGCGTGCAGCACAAGAGCGTTTTGGCAAGGGGAAGGTCATGACCGGTGAGCAAATTCGCTGGGGGCTGGAAAACCTGAGCCTGACACAACCCAAGCTGGATGCCCTGGGTTTTGCTGGCGTGATGCGTCCGGTCAGCACTTCTTGTACCGACCACATGGGTGCCAATTGGGCGCGTATTCACACGTGGGACGGCAAAGGCTGGAAGTTCACCTCGGACTGGTTGCAGGCTGACGAGCAAATCATCAAGCCACTGGTGAAGACCACCGCAGCCAAATACGCAGCAGAGAAAAAACTGACACCGCGTACCGCGGCGGACTGCCAGTCCTGA
- a CDS encoding pilin has product MKRSMQQGFTLIELMIVVAIIGILAAVALPAYQDYTTKAKWASNLSDLEGLKTSIKTCLNDKAMSGPSCDTVAELNAYGFAGTALPTPKYGATATLGNTASSVTISMTGTAEVGSYVYAASCAVDSGGNITCTKVSGTDTIPSKFMNSSAR; this is encoded by the coding sequence ATGAAGCGTTCTATGCAACAGGGTTTTACCCTGATCGAGTTGATGATTGTTGTGGCCATCATTGGTATCTTGGCGGCTGTGGCTTTGCCTGCTTATCAGGACTACACCACCAAGGCCAAATGGGCCAGCAATCTGAGTGATCTGGAAGGTCTGAAAACGTCCATCAAAACCTGTTTGAATGACAAAGCTATGAGTGGTCCTTCATGCGACACTGTCGCTGAACTGAATGCATACGGTTTTGCTGGTACTGCATTACCAACACCTAAGTATGGTGCTACTGCGACCTTGGGTAATACGGCTAGTAGTGTGACTATTTCAATGACAGGTACTGCGGAAGTAGGTAGTTACGTTTATGCGGCTTCTTGTGCGGTAGATTCCGGTGGCAACATCACATGCACAAAGGTATCTGGTACAGATACGATCCCAAGTAAATTCATGAATTCATCTGCACGATAG
- a CDS encoding Crp/Fnr family transcriptional regulator, with protein sequence MKPEATPFQRRRPLTEDELAHISWLKLLSADERVRAVEDLKITDAQPGDFLCRTGRPVTYWFGVIDGLLKMSSDNAEGQTMTFTGVPPGGWFGEGTALKREVYRYNIQALRKSLVAGLHVDTFHWLLDHSIGFNRFVMNQLNERLGQFIAAREIDRMANPNIRVARSLAALFNPVLYPGLGAVLRITQQELAYLVGLSRQRVNEALTTLAAEGAIQVEYGGLRVTDLQALRTHAF encoded by the coding sequence ATGAAACCAGAAGCCACCCCGTTCCAGCGTCGACGTCCGTTGACAGAGGATGAGTTGGCGCATATCTCTTGGCTCAAGTTGCTCTCGGCAGATGAGCGCGTGCGTGCGGTTGAAGACCTGAAGATCACCGACGCACAGCCAGGTGATTTTTTATGCCGCACGGGCCGCCCTGTCACCTATTGGTTTGGTGTGATAGATGGTCTGCTGAAAATGAGCAGTGACAATGCCGAGGGGCAAACCATGACGTTTACCGGCGTACCACCAGGGGGCTGGTTTGGCGAAGGTACTGCCCTCAAACGAGAGGTTTACCGTTACAACATCCAGGCCTTGCGCAAAAGCCTGGTAGCTGGATTACATGTGGATACCTTTCATTGGCTGCTGGATCACTCGATTGGTTTTAATCGTTTTGTCATGAATCAGCTTAACGAACGTCTGGGGCAGTTCATCGCTGCGCGTGAAATTGATCGGATGGCGAATCCGAACATTCGCGTCGCGCGCAGTCTGGCGGCACTGTTTAACCCTGTGCTTTACCCTGGCCTGGGTGCGGTACTGCGTATTACCCAGCAGGAGCTGGCTTATCTGGTGGGTTTGTCGCGCCAGCGCGTGAATGAAGCCCTGACCACGTTAGCTGCTGAGGGGGCTATCCAAGTGGAGTATGGTGGTTTACGCGTAACGGATTTGCAGGCTTTGCGAACACATGCTTTTTAG
- a CDS encoding branched-chain amino acid ABC transporter permease: MFYRENGQFKTSYRADQQILPIRQDRIAIGLILAVAFLAVPMLASDYLFRAILIPFVIMSLAALGVNVLVGYCGQISLGSGAFMAVGAYGAYNFFTRIPGLPLIPALILGGLCATCFGILFGLPSLRVKGLYLAVATLAAQFFSDWMFLRIKWFTLDTPSGSVSVSNLQVFGLTIESALSKYLFCLSLLVVIALLTKNLVRSAIGREWMAIRDMDVAASVIGIRPMYAKLTAFAVSSFIVGVAGALWAFVYLGSWEPAAFSVDQSFRLLFMVIIGGLGSIMGSFFGAAFIVVLPIFLNQFLPALLDPIGIEISTAGTAHAELMIFGALIVWFLIVEPHGLAKLWATFKQKLRLWPFPH; encoded by the coding sequence ATGTTTTACAGAGAAAATGGCCAATTCAAAACCAGTTACCGGGCAGATCAGCAAATCTTGCCGATCCGCCAAGACCGCATTGCCATTGGGCTGATTCTGGCGGTGGCATTTCTGGCCGTCCCCATGCTGGCCAGTGACTACCTGTTTCGCGCCATCCTGATTCCCTTTGTCATCATGTCACTGGCCGCCTTGGGCGTGAATGTGCTGGTGGGCTATTGCGGCCAGATTTCACTGGGGTCAGGTGCATTTATGGCCGTGGGTGCCTACGGTGCCTATAACTTTTTTACCCGTATACCCGGCTTGCCACTGATTCCTGCCCTGATTCTGGGTGGCTTGTGCGCCACCTGCTTTGGTATTTTGTTTGGTTTGCCCAGTTTGCGGGTAAAAGGTCTGTATCTGGCCGTGGCCACACTGGCAGCACAGTTTTTTTCGGACTGGATGTTCCTGCGTATCAAGTGGTTCACCCTGGATACACCGTCGGGGTCGGTATCGGTGTCGAACCTGCAGGTATTTGGTCTGACCATTGAAAGCGCCCTCAGCAAATACCTGTTTTGTCTGAGTTTGCTGGTGGTGATTGCATTGCTGACCAAAAACCTGGTGCGCAGCGCCATTGGCCGGGAGTGGATGGCCATTCGCGATATGGACGTAGCTGCCAGCGTGATTGGCATCCGCCCCATGTACGCCAAATTAACGGCCTTTGCGGTGAGCTCCTTCATCGTGGGTGTTGCCGGTGCCCTGTGGGCGTTTGTTTACCTGGGTTCCTGGGAACCGGCGGCATTCTCCGTCGACCAATCTTTTCGCCTGCTGTTTATGGTGATCATTGGCGGCCTGGGCTCCATCATGGGCAGCTTTTTTGGGGCTGCATTCATTGTGGTGCTGCCCATTTTTCTGAATCAGTTTTTGCCTGCACTGCTCGATCCGATCGGTATTGAAATTTCAACAGCGGGCACGGCCCATGCCGAACTGATGATTTTTGGCGCGTTGATTGTGTGGTTTCTGATCGTGGAGCCACATGGTTTGGCCAAGCTGTGGGCCACATTCAAGCAAAAACTGCGGCTGTGGCCTTTCCCGCATTGA
- a CDS encoding pilin, translated as MKRSMQQGFTLIELMIVVAIIGILAAVALPAYQDYTTKAKWASNLSDLEGLKTSIKTCLNDKAMDGPSCDTVAELNAYGFAGTALPTPKYGATATLGNTASSVTISMTGSAEVGSYVYAASCAVDSGGNITCTKVSGTDTIPAKFLNSSAR; from the coding sequence ATGAAGCGTTCTATGCAACAGGGTTTTACCCTGATCGAGTTGATGATTGTTGTGGCCATCATCGGTATCTTGGCAGCTGTGGCTTTGCCCGCTTATCAGGACTACACCACCAAGGCCAAATGGGCCAGCAATCTGAGCGATCTGGAAGGTCTCAAGACTTCCATCAAGACCTGTCTGAATGACAAGGCCATGGATGGCCCTTCATGCGACACAGTCGCTGAACTGAATGCATACGGTTTTGCCGGTACTGCATTACCAACACCTAAGTATGGCGCTACTGCGACCTTGGGTAATACGGCTAGTAGTGTGACTATTTCGATGACAGGTAGTGCTGAAGTGGGTAGTTACGTTTACGCGGCTTCTTGTGCGGTAGATTCCGGTGGCAACATCACATGCACGAAGGTATCTGGTACAGATACGATCCCGGCTAAATTCCTGAACTCATCCGCACGCTAG